A single window of Candidatus Latescibacter sp. DNA harbors:
- a CDS encoding ribbon-helix-helix domain-containing protein codes for MYIPISVRLSKELIRKLDRIADEMDKPRSFIIKRVLESYLKEYSDLQAALYRLQDTTDPVISGNKMREYLVRRSK; via the coding sequence ATGTATATACCTATATCAGTAAGGCTTTCGAAAGAGTTGATCAGGAAACTTGACAGAATTGCAGACGAAATGGATAAGCCCCGCTCATTTATCATTAAGAGAGTATTGGAATCATATCTTAAAGAATACTCTGATCTCCAGGCAGCCCTCTACAGACTTCAGGATACGACTGACCCAGTCATTTCGGGTAACAAGATGAGAGAATATCTTGTCAGACGGTCGAAATAA